The sequence ATGCAATGCTCTCTTTGCATTTAACAGCGCATTAATCAAAGAGCGATTGTCTAGAGTTCCCTCAAGATCCTTAATTGCAAAAATGAAGTAGTCACGAGGCTTTAGATCTCCATTAATATCAATACCTTGCCACTCTGGGTCATAATCGTACTTCACGAGATCAAGATACTTTTCTAATTCTTTCATATTACTCCTTTGTTAAAGTGTTAGGTTTCTCTACTAATAGGGATCGCGGTATATCATACGTCCTATTATTTTGGTTTATTACGTTAATTCTTCAAGCCCTATAATAGAATGCAAAATAATCCCAACAGCTTACCCTAATGCCCCTGTTAATTAAGGATACACATCGATTATATTGTAGTTCTTCTTTGATAGCTTTATAGATATATTACTTAGGGAAAATCTGACTGGTATAAGTTTAATTCCTTAATAATTTACCAATAACACCTGAGTTCAAGGGATGCACAATCCCCTCGGAGTTACCGCAGAGCGAATAGAGCTCTTGATTTAATAAAGAGTGCGTGAGTCTTGGCATATAATCCAACTCTCGGTTAAAGTCTAAGTTATTTCTGGCACTCTAAACCTTAAACATAACAACACTTAACACGACCTTGTGATAAGCTTGCCGCTTTCTAAAAGGCAGCATTATTTGTTAATTACGTTAAGGATAACCCATGCGTTTGAGTGTTATCAGTACCCTGTTGACTGGTTTTTTATTATTTCCAAGTGCCAATAGTTTTGGTCTGTTATTAGAAACAGGTGCTGAACAAGAGCAAACTGGGCAAGGCAGTAACTCTATTGCCGTTGAAAGCCAAACCGCATCTTCAGTATCGAAGGTGGCGGAGATTAAGACCTTAATCCAAGCCGCGATAAAGGATTCACCGCAGCCATTTAGTGGCAGTGTTATCCTACTTGAGCGGGGCAAGCCGCTGCTTGAATTGCAAAAGGGTGAGGGGATTAATCAAGATTCGCGCTTTGTGATGGCATCGCTCTCTAAGCAGATTACTGCAACCTTGATATTGCAGGCACTCGATGTGGGAAAACTCGACTTAAATCAAATGCTTAATCATTACTTTTTTGGTGATGCTGAAGGGGAGAATAAGGCGCTAAAAGGCACTGTGGCGGGGGCAAATCTAAGTGCGGATGCATTGAATACCAGTCGATATGATGAGCGGATTACGCTGCACCAACTGCTAACTCATACATCGGGTGTCGATAAACTGGGTAAGGCCAATCGATTCGAGCCGGGTAGCCAATTTGAATACTCCAACTTTGGTTATTCACTGCTTGGGCAAGTGCTTGAGAAGGTCAATCACCAATCCTTTGCCGAGCAAGTGGCGCAGTTTGCAACGCGATACCAGCTTAATGGCCTGAGTGCTGAGCTTGGCAGTATTGAGGCGATTCACGCCAAAGTGCCTTCATTCGCCGTAGGTTTACAGGAAAGCGAGGTGATTGCCCCCTCTGATTTAGTGCTTGATGAAGCTTTGTTGCCCGCAGGGGGATTAATTGCTTCAGCGCCAGCTTATGCCGCCTTTCAGCATCTATTACATTCTGGCAAGTTGATGAGTGCAAAGAGTTATCAACGGATGACAACGGCGTATACCGAGATCCAATTCTTATGGCCGAATATGCGCTATGGCTATGGGGTGAGGATCAATAAGGACGATGGTCTCGTCGAATACAGTCATACGGGCTATTTATCTGGCTATATGTCGATGACACTGCATTATCCTGAATTTAATTTGGATCTGGTGATGCTGGAAAATCTATCGCTAAATCTGAATGATCGCGCTCGAGTATTTGAACTGCATAATCAGATACGTCAAATCATTCGTAGCCAGTTACTGCTTATTAAAACATCACTTGCACAGTGATTTGAGTAAACTGACTACTGACATAAGTGCCCTTATGCTGATATTAAGCACGGTACTTAAAAGATGACTAAGATACAGTTTCTGCGGGAGATAGTGGCTACTATCTCCCGAGTTAAGGGAATAAATATAGTCTTTTACTACTTAATGTCGCCATATTTAATTGAATCACGACTATCTGTTTCATATATCATTTCATATTCATAGTTCAATGAGTCTAACAAACTAATTATATAATCTTCGGATTTAACTTTTTCGTATCCAGGAAAATCTTGGTGGAAAATGATACTTAATAACCAGCTGCATTCTGGTTTTGATGGTGCGAAAATATTTTCATCAAGATCTACATTGGGAAATAATTTAATGAATGTGCCTGTCTTTTTATTTAGATTCCAATGGTAATGTTTTATCCTGAATGGTAAAAAACTCTCAAGCATAGTAGGGTTCTTAGCTGTAGATGTTTTTCTATCTATCAATGCTAAAAATTCTTTGAGTTTATTATGAATTGTTTTTTCATCTTTACTTGTTGATTTTATGCCAAATAGTACTTGATGTTTCATATAGTTGTATCTCCTCATTGAATAGATTTTATCGGCTCTGGCGTCTTTTAAAGAGCCACTTTTCTTTAGTTAAGGGGAGGTTTGTTAGCTAACAGATTATTTAAACTCTATTTTAATGATTAACGTCCCTAACAAAGAGACGTTAATCTGTGACTTATAGTTACCAAAAGCGCTTTATTAGCGCCGTCTCGATCTCAATATAAGCCCTAAAGTACTGCAAAATCGTCCAAGCAGCATCGACTAATACTTCGGTTAGCGCGGGGTAATCATCCTCGATAATCCCGTTAATGTTTTCGGCGGTTTTATTGATATATTCCTAAATAGCGTCCTCAAATTCGGCCTTTGAAAGTGGTCGCGCTTTTCAATTAATTGAGCATTAAGGGAACAGACCATCCTTGGCCTGCTAGATGGCATTATTCTGGCTGTAATGGTAATAACATCGGCATTTCGCAGGCGTCGTGGCCAGTGTCACCTAGTGGTGCTGATAAATGGCTAAAGCCTAATTTTTCGTAGAGTTTTACCGCTTCTTTTAAGCTGGCGGTGGTTTCTAAATAGCAGCTTTGATAACCCGTTTCGCGGGCAAAATCGAGCGCCATAAGCGCCATACGCTTAGCTAAGCCTTTTCCGCGAATTTCGGGCATAAAGTACATTTTTTGCAGTTCACAAATGCTGGCATTATTGGCTAATGGGGCAATGCCAACACCACCTACAACGCGGCCATTTTGCTCTACCACCCAATAATTGGCGCCCGTTTGTGAGTAGATCTCACTTAAACAATCTAAGGTGGGATCAGCCACGCTATACCCTTTATCTGCGGTTAAGCCGTATTCTGCCGAAACATTGCGGATCACGTGTGCAATCGCTGCATCATCTTGTGCCGTGGCTTGGCGGATAAGGCAATCACTTTGCTGTTTGGCGTGACATATCGCTTGATTATATAGCATAAGGGCTTGTTCTATTTGTTGGGTTTGTGCCGGAGTTAGTTGGGCTAAGATCTCTTGAAATAATTGATTTTGCTGAGTATCAAGTTTAAAGAGTAACTTTTTCCCCGCGGGTGTGAGTTGTACTACTAAGCAACGGTTATCACGTGGATGAATTTGGCTCTGGGCAAGATTTTTATCAACTAAGTGTTTAATTGCTCGACTCGCATTGGATTTATCTATGCTGAGTTTGCTGGCGAGATCCTTAATCGTTTGCGGTTGGTTGCCTATTTCAAGTAAGGCATGGGCTTGGACAGGGGAGAGGGGCAAGTCACCACAGGCCGCATTGAGCATGCCTAAATGTCGCACCATATAACGAGATAAATGCCTAAGCTGGCTGGATGAGCCGCAAGGTGCTAGTCGCGATTGCGTGGATTCGTGTTGTAGATTCGCCATAGTAAAACCACAGTTTGAGTCATAGGAGTGACATAAAGTCAGACTATGTCAGTGCATTTTGGTTGTAAGTCACAACCAATTTAGTGAGGCTTACCGTTTATTGCAATATATCAATAAGAATTTTATACATAGATGGCGGGGTTTAAGAACTGTGCCATTGCAAGAATAATGGCCTGCGTATAATTGCTTTCACGGGTAGCATGACCGTGGGTGAGTAAACCTATGGCGCCACCTTTTTGCTTGATATTGACTGTATTAAACAACCTATCCATCACCACGCCGAGTTCTTCACCGGCTTCTAATGCTCGATAAACCTGCATTGGCAGAGGCAGAATGGCACTGCGACCAATGGCAAGCTGATCTTGATGACCAATGACAATATAGGCGAATGTGGCTGGGCCAAACTCAAAGCAATCGACGCCGCCTTCCATTGCAAAATAGTAATCTACTTCAGTCTGTTGTATCTGGCTTTGTTGTTGACAATAGCGTACACGATTAATGGCACCTTGGCGGGTTTCAAGATCCGTCATGGGCTGATCTGCAACACCAGAAGGGGCATCCATACCTTGCGCATCAATTTGAGCATCGGGAAAGAGCGTTGCCATGGCTTTCGCAGCCGCATTGATTTTTACAGGATTTTTCGAACCTATTTTTATCTTGATAATATTTTGTTGCATATAAGTTGCTTGTTTGGGTTTTTGATGTGGACGCTCGTTTGGATCATTGCTTAAATGGATAAAGGTGTTTAAGCCTCGGGTTTTCTATTTTGCCATATTCGCCAGAGAAGCTCAGTAAAAAATGCGGGTGAATGGGGGGCGAAATAGCCGAGTTTAGATATCAGGACGCGACATATGATTATTGCGCCTTCAGCACGTAGACTGAAATATGCAGTAATGCTATGTCCTTGAAGGAATCAACATTAAGAGATAATAATAATGAAATTCAACAAACTCGCCATTGCTATGGGTATAGCCTGCGGCATTATGCTCACAGGTTGTAACGACAACGAAGATAGTACTGCACCAGTACCAGAAAGCCAGCTTCAAACCTTCGCCCCTAACGGTCTACTTAAAGCCAATATTCGCCGTACGACCTACGGCGTGCCACATATCCAAGCTGATAACTTAGAAAGCCTTGGTTTTGGTAGTGGTTATGCGCAGGCACAGGATAATCTGTGCGTATTAGCCGATGGTTTTATCAAGGCTAACTCGCAGCGTTCTATGTACTTTGGCCCACATGCGTCACTTGATTTTTCGACGGGCTTACCCACGTCAGAAGATAACGGCAACTTAATCTCTGACTTTGCCTATAAAGCGCTAAAAATAAGGGAGCAAGCCGAGGCTAAGTGGCCTAATTTTAGTGAAAACTCGCGGGCGTTGATCCAAGGTTTTACCGCGGGCTATAACCAGTATCTTGTTGATGTTGACGCGGGTAAGCAGACGGCAGAACCTTTTTGTAACGGTCAACCTTGGGTGAAACCCATAGTGCCAGAAGATGTGGTGACGTATCTATTTTCAATTGCTTTATTACCCGGCGCAGCTAACTTTCTTGATTTGATTTTCTACGCCAATCCGGGGGATGCAGAGGAATATATGCCACGTATTGTTGGGCCAGCACCAAGCCAAGACCAAATGGCCTTTGTTGCTGATATGCAGTCTAGGTTACTTGCCCGCGTTGCACGTATTACAACGCCAGAGACGAATCCCCGCGATTTAGGTTCAAACGGGTGGGGTTTAGGTAAAGACAAAACCGAAAATGGTAAAGGTATGGTACTGGGGAATCCGCATTTCCCGCATACGGGTAATCTACGTTTTTGGCAATCACATATCACTATCCCCGGGCATATCGATATGATGGGCGGTTCGTTAGTCGGTATGCCAGGCCCGATTAATATCGGGTTTAACAAAGATTTAGCTTGGACCCATACCTTCTCTACCGCTGAACATTTTGTGATGTATAACCTTGAGTTAGTCTCGGGTGATCGCATGCAGTATTTGTTTGATGGTAAACCTATGCCCATCAACAAAGAGACAGTATCGATTCTCGTTAATGCAGGTCCTGCAGGCATGCTAGTGGCTGAGAAGGATATTTATACCACAGCAAAAGGCCCCATGGTTGAAGCGCCGCCCGCATTAGCCCCTTTTGGCTGGAATGATGGCAGTGCCTTTATGATCCAAGATGCCAATATGGGCACAATGGATCCCGTTGATCATTGGCTTGCGATGAACCGTGCGACGAATAAGCAAGAATTCCAACAGGCCTTTAAAGATTACGATGGGGTCATTTTCAACAACACTATGTACGCCGATAAAGAAGGAAATGCCTTCTATATTGATGACTCAACAGTCCCGGGATTATCTGAATCGGCCGTAGTGTTACTTAAAACCTCGCCCGATATTAAAGCGGCCAAGGCGCAGGCCGGATTTACGATTTTACCCGGCAATACTTCGCTGTTTAGTTTTGATGGTCCAACGCCCTATGAGCGTGCACCAAAGCTCGAGCGCAGCGACTTTGTGCAAAACTCCAATGACTCATTTTGGTCAACTAACCTGAATGAGCCATTGACTTACTTTTCACCTATGTATGGCGCAGAGGCTGGACAGTTGTCGTTACGCACTCGTATGGGTCTTCGTTTAATGCAGGACGCTGCGGGGGCTGGCGGTAAGTTTAGCTTGGAAGAGCTTGAGGCGGCGGTGTTGTCTAATCGCAGTTATTTAGCTGAGTTAGTGCTGCCAGACTTAATTGCGCAATGTGATGCTCAAGGCAGTACGCCAGTTGTGGTATCAGCAAGTCTATCTAAAGATATTACGTCTGCTTGCGCGGCATTAAAGGCGTGGAACGGTAAGCAAGATAACGACAGTAAAGGTGGTGCTTTGCTGCGTGAGTTTGCCCATTTATTTAATCAAACAACGATGCTGACGAAGGGATTTGATCCCGCTAATGCAGCGACCACGCCAAACACTTTAGCGACCGACGGCAGTGCTTTAGTTGCATTAGCTCGCGCATCACTTAACTTAGAGGCGGCAGGTTTTACGCTCGATGCACAACTAGGTGATGTTCAGTTTGTTGAAAAATCGCTACCCGATGGCACGCCTAGTGGAGCGCGCTTACCTTGGCCGGGCAGCCATAATGCCGAAGGTGGCTTTAACGTGTTTTCGACCAGTCTGTCTGGCGATGATACTTTGATCCCGCAGCATAAATACGCGCCAGTGATGGATGTGGTGACAGGCAAAGCCTTAGGTTCAGGGTTAACGGCGAAGGGATATCAAATTCGTTATGGTTCGAGTTGGATGATGGCGGTGAGTTTCACTGATGAAGGTCCGGTTGCGCGTGGAATACTCACTTACTCTGAGTCTAGCAATATTTTAACGCCTGAATTTGCTGATCAAAGTGTGTTGTACTCAAGTACAAAAAGTTTCCGTCCTTTGTTATTTAAAGAGGCTGATATCGCGCCTGCTGTAGTATCGACCATGGAATTAACACTGCAAAAACCAAACTGACTGATGTAGTCGTTGCTCAAATGGCTCACCCAATGGCTCACATAATAGGTGAGCCATTTTTATCCCGCGAGCAACGCTATTTTGAAGCATCAACGCATGCAATAAGTTGTTAAAAATTAACAAACAGGAATGTGATCCTGCTCAGCTTATGCTTGTCATTTGCTGATGATGATCTTGTTTTTGTTATTATTGTGAACATTGATGGATTTGCTGTTTTTGTCTACAGATTGGGTTTGTCGCAATCTCGGGCTCATGGTGAATGTATTGTGTATTCATGCTGTTAATTTGTGACTTTTTTGAAGCTATTTTGAAAACTAATTACATCATTTAATAGATCCAGATCCCAATATCACGTTAATCTGAAATTCCCTTACTTTTAATGGTGTCAGATCAACTTTTAGAAGGTTTTTTTAGATATCCTTACGGCGAATTTTTTATGCTAGCCACACCGTAAGGTAACCTTTATATGCAAAAAGATGCGACGAGTGTTCTTGGTACACCCCAAAACACGCAGGAACACGATTCAACAAGACGTTTATCTTGGACGCGCCAAGACACCACTTGGATGCTGAGTTTATTTGGTACCGCAGTCGGTGCTGGAATTTTGTTTTTACCTATTAATGCGGGTATGGGCGGTTTTTGGCCATTAGTGCTTATGGCTGCCATTATCGGCCCTATGACCTACTTAGCTCACCGTGGACTCTCTCGTTTTGTATGTTCATCGAGCATTCCTGGCAGTGATGTGACTCAAGTGGTTGAGGAGCATTTTGGTGTGGGTGCAGGTAAAGCGATTACTGTGCTGTATTTCTTCGCGATTTATCCCATTGTTTTAATTTATGGAGTGGGGATCACTAACACAGTTGATAGCTTTATTGTGAACCAACTTGGTATGGCTTCACCACCGCGTTTCTTACTTTCCGGAGTTTTGATCTTCGGTATGATGGCGGTTATGGTGGCGGGTGAGAAGTTTATGCTCAAGGTCACTCAGTTACTGGTTTATCCATTGGTGGGGATTTTGGCATTTATGTCGATTTATTTAATCCCTGAATGGAAAATGGATGCACTGCAGGTTGTGCCTGAAGCAGGAGCCTTTTTAGGCACGGTTTGGTTAACGATCCCTGTGTTGGTATTTGCCTTTAACCATTCACCTGCTATTTCACAGTTTTCGGTATCCCTTAAACGTGACCATGGTGTTAATGCCGCGCGTAAAGCCGATGTGATTTTACGCAATACGTCCATGATGTTAGTCGGTTTTGTGATGTTATTTGTGTTCTCCTGTGTGTTGTCTCTATCACCGGAGCAACTCGCCGATGCAAAAGCGCAAAACCTGCCGATTCTGTCTTACCTCGCAAACGTACATAACAGTGGTTTTGTAAGCTACTTTGGTCCATTTATCGCCTTTATTGCGATTGTATCGTCCTTCTTTGGGCACTATATGGGTGCAACAGAAGGTATGAAAGGGATCATCGTTAAACAGTTACGTTCGAGCAATAAAAGTATTTCAGAGCAAAAGATCAACACCTTTATTTTGGTGTTTATGTTTGTGACGATTTGGGGCGTTGCAATCAAAAACCCCAGTATTTTGGATATGATTGAAGCCTTGGGTGGGCCTATCATTGCGGCGATTTTGTATTTAATGCCTATGTATGCCGTGTATAAAGTGCCCGCACTTAAGGCTTACCGTGGCCGTATCAGCAATATCTTTGTGGTGATTGCTGGTGTACTGGCGATGACAGCGATTTTGTTTGGTTTCTTCCGCTAAGGATTAATCCTGAATGGAACTGGGTTTAGATCTAAACCCCGATATATAAAAAGTAAAAGGATCCTGTCAATGACATGATCCTTTTTATTTGGCTTACTTTTCTTCGTACATCAAATAGTAGCTCTGCTTCATCCCTAGTGCCTTGTAGGTTTGTTGTGCAGCCGTATTTTCCTGTTCGACATAAAGCCTAAAACTTGCGGCACCGCCATTGGCTTGGGCGAGGTTCTTTACCTCGTTATAGAGTTTGCCATAAATACCTTGTCGGCGATTTTGTGGACGAATATACACACTTTGGATCCAGTAATAATCCTTAGCACGCCAATCACTCCATTCAAATGTCACCATTAGCGAGCCTGCAATCTCTCCCTTTATTTCTGCGACAAGGTAAAAACCTTTTTCAGGTGCATTGAGTAGCGTACTGACACCTTTAGTTAGTGTGGTTTCATCTAACACTAAGCCTTCAGTCTCTTGGGCCATCGCTTGATTAAATTGAACTAAGGCCGTGAGATCCTGCGCTTTAGCTTTACGAATTAACATACAACAACTCCTAGGCGGTTGCCTGGCAAGGCCGCTCTTGTTTTATAAGGGATATTTGTGTGGCTTACTTTAGCACGAAATGTATCTCAGCATGGAGCAGTGGAGTCAAATGAGCGAGATAGCAACAGAAAAACGGCATTGAACCTGTAACACATCATTTTACTGTGGATATGAAAATTAGTTGGATTTTATAGCGGTTGGCCTCAACGTGATATAGATCATCCTTAGATTTTTATTCATTATGCTAGACTCAGCGGTTCGCTAAATTAGTGAGTTAAGTTAGCACCTGCCATGGATAAGGCTTTGCCATATCATCATTTCAACATCAAGGTTAAAAACATGTCAAAACAAAGGTCGTCAGCGTTAGGCCGTGCTTGGTCGCGTTGGATGTCAGTGCCACTATGGCTGCAAATTTTTATTGGTATGGTGCTAGGTATCACTGTTGGGGTGGTGTTAGGTGAGCAGGCGGTTTTCTTAAAGCCTATCGGTACGTTGTTTGTGAATACAATCAAGATGTTGATTGTACCTTTAGTGTTCTGCTCTTTAATTGTCGGCGTGACGTCGATGGAAGACACCGCCAAAATGGGACGTATCGGCTTTAAATCCTTTGCGTTTTATCTCTGTACTACCGCTATTGCCATTAGTTTGGGGCTTTTGGTGGGTTATGTTATCCAACCTGGCGCAGGTGTACCGCCTTTGCAGCATGATGTTGTGCATACCGCAAAGGAAGTCCCTTCGGTTATGCAGACCTTGATCGATATTGTACCGACCAATCCTATTGCCGCATTAGCCAGTGGACAAATCTTACAAGTGATTGTATTTGCTGTCGCCCTAGGGATTGCACTAGTGCTGATTGGTGATCATGGTAAACCGGCGATTAAAGTGTTTGAGAGCTTAGCCGAGGCGATGTACAAGCTCACTGATATGGTGATGAAACTTGCGCCATATGGGGTGTTTGGCTTAATGGCTTGGGTGGCCGGTGAGTATGGTATCGACATGCTGTGGCCACTTATTAAAGTGATTATTGCGGTTTACCTCGGCTGTATTATTCATGTATTAGGCTTTTACAGCATAGTATTGCGCGTGTTCGCTAAATTAAATCCATTGCATTTCTTCAAGGGCATTAGCAATGCCATGGCAGTGGCTTTTACAACATCAAGCTCTGCTGGCACCTTACCTGCGAGCATGAAATGTGCCAGTGAGTATTTAGGGGTTAATAAAAAGATTTCGAGCTTTGTATTACCGCTTGGCACCACGATAAATATGGATGGCACAGCGTTATACCAAGGTGTGACAGCATTATTTGTGGCACAGGCCTTTGGTATCGATTTAACTTGGGTAGATTATCTCACCATTATTTTAACGGCGACGTTGGCTTCTATTGGTACTGCTGGTGTACCTGGGGCTGGATTAGTGATGTTGACCTTAGTGCTATCAACAGTGGGTCTTCCACTGGAAGGGGTAGCGTTAATCGCGGGGATTGACCGTATTTTGGATATGGCTCGTACCGTTGTAAACGTCTCTGGCGACTTAGTGGCAACGACTATTATCGCTAAATCAGAAGATGAGCTTGATGAAGCGCATTACAATGCTGATATGGTGCAAAGTGCAGTCTTAGCAGAACAAAATGCCGCCATTGAAAACGCCGCTGCGAAGAATGCTAAAGCGTGACCATTATCCCCAAACAAGCTGAAACGAGGATGTTTACACTGCTTGGAGATAGATAAAAAAACCGCCGAGGGCGGTTTTTTTATGGCAATGGCCTTAGGGTTATTTCATTTTGCTTAGAATAAGCACAGGCTTGTCATCGCTGCTGAGCAAGGTCAGACGCCCTTCGACTAATGTGGCTTTTGCTACAAGTGGCATAGCCTGCATGACCTTATGCTCTTGCTGCATCAGAGCATCAACGCAGGCTTTCATTGTGCTCCCCGCTGGTGTTAATTTAAGTTCTTGGTCTTGCTGGATATATTGGCCAAAAAAGTTGTTGCAGCTGTTATTACCATGGAGTTTACCTTCAGCTTCAAAGGTGATGTGTGCAGGGCTGTAATCGATAACGGGTTTGCCTTGAATGGCTTCAATGTGCCAGCTTCCCTCTAATGGAGTCGAATTATTCTTTGTGAGGTCGGTGCCTTGGCAAGCCGTCAATCCGAGTAGTAATGCACTTACTATGAATGTTTGTTTTAACATCGTTTCTGTTCCTTTTCCCATGATTATGCCCATAGTGTGACAAGTTTAGCTCAAAATCGAAAGAGGTTTCTATGAGAGATACGGTTAAAAGTACTCTGAATTTATTGAAGTTTTTACATTGGTTAGGCGTATTGATGTTAGTTTGTGGAGTTGGGGTCTATATGTTGACGCAATGGAGTCTCGACATCAGCGGAATGTTATTCATCTCAAGTCTTATTGGTTTAGGATTAGTATTGATGTCACCTTATCCGGTAGTGCTTTTTATTCAATGGGCGAAACAACAGGAAGAAAAGTGACGTTGATGAACGGATGGAGCGCATGGAATTGTGCTTATCTTGAGGAGCAACAGGGTTGGGTTGCCCTTTAGCTAATGTATAATCATGCCCTTGAAATCGATTTTATATATGAATATAGCCGTGATAATACGATTAGCGACAGCGCAAGATATTGATTTATTAGTGGTGCTTGAGAAACGGTATCTCAATGATGAGTTAACGTCAGCAAATATTGGCCTTGAGGGGCAAGCCTTTTCTCGTAATGAACTCAGTGAATTAGTGAATCATCACTGGGTTATGGTTGCCGAGGTTGATTCAACCATTATCGGTTATGTTATCGCAGGACGGTGGACGTTTTTCGAGGCTTGGCCGATCTATCGCTCGCTATTAAATCGTCTGCCTCAGCTAAGTTGGGATGGCCCAAAGCTGACAAAAAATAATAGCTGCCAATATGGACCTATTTGGGTGCATCAAACCTATCGTGGGACAGGGGTTTTTGAGGCCCTAGTTAACGCCATTCGCTCCGTTGTTTCACCGCATTTTAGTTATATGTTGACCTTTATTGCTGAGGAGAATGAGCGTTCATTTGCCGCTCACTCGGGAAAAGCGAACATGCAAGTTGTGGACTTTTTCACGGTATCAGCAAGGGATTACTATTTAATGTTGGCGAAGACATAAGTCAGATAACGGATTATCGCAATTGAGAACAGTGTCTTTATTGACAAACATTCAGGAGAGCAATACGTGAACGATCCATTTGTTGAGTCACTCCTAACCGCCTATGCTGAAGTCTATTTATCGGCTTGGGATAATTTGCGATTGATCCTATCTGAGTGTGCTCTCAATAAGTGTGAGGCGAGGGGATTTGAAGTCGAGTTTGCCGCTGACTCGGATCTATCGCGCTATTATTGGGTTCAAATTGGGGATATTTGGCTCAATTGCGGCCGAACCAATGCTTATTCTGTGACAATAGAAAATGTTACGGCCGATGATTTTAAGCGAGTAAAGGTAAAAAATAACGTAGAGTGCGCACTGTTATCCCAAGAGCAAATTGGCTTACTTTGCATGCAAAATGCCCATTTCGACCATTGCTAAGTGGTTTAATATTAATACTCTGATTTTAGAGCCTTTAGTTATCACGAACTCGGTATGGGACAATAGTAATTTAGGAATTTGCATGTTTACTTTTGTTCAGACTAAACAAAAGTAATGCAGAGCGTGAACAGTCAGCATGGAGAAGCTTACCCGTTTAAGGGTGCAAAGCTTGGCTAGAGGCTTTACCTTTACACCATTTACCACTGTTGTGCTGCTTTTTGAATTCGCACATGCTATCCCATCGACCACTTATACCACTGTATTGACGACGAAACTCTTTGGCAGAAGTGAGCCATGCATCGGAGGCAATCCCTAACTCATGAAG is a genomic window of Shewanella putrefaciens containing:
- a CDS encoding serine hydrolase domain-containing protein, whose translation is MRLSVISTLLTGFLLFPSANSFGLLLETGAEQEQTGQGSNSIAVESQTASSVSKVAEIKTLIQAAIKDSPQPFSGSVILLERGKPLLELQKGEGINQDSRFVMASLSKQITATLILQALDVGKLDLNQMLNHYFFGDAEGENKALKGTVAGANLSADALNTSRYDERITLHQLLTHTSGVDKLGKANRFEPGSQFEYSNFGYSLLGQVLEKVNHQSFAEQVAQFATRYQLNGLSAELGSIEAIHAKVPSFAVGLQESEVIAPSDLVLDEALLPAGGLIASAPAYAAFQHLLHSGKLMSAKSYQRMTTAYTEIQFLWPNMRYGYGVRINKDDGLVEYSHTGYLSGYMSMTLHYPEFNLDLVMLENLSLNLNDRARVFELHNQIRQIIRSQLLLIKTSLAQ
- a CDS encoding bifunctional helix-turn-helix transcriptional regulator/GNAT family N-acetyltransferase produces the protein MANLQHESTQSRLAPCGSSSQLRHLSRYMVRHLGMLNAACGDLPLSPVQAHALLEIGNQPQTIKDLASKLSIDKSNASRAIKHLVDKNLAQSQIHPRDNRCLVVQLTPAGKKLLFKLDTQQNQLFQEILAQLTPAQTQQIEQALMLYNQAICHAKQQSDCLIRQATAQDDAAIAHVIRNVSAEYGLTADKGYSVADPTLDCLSEIYSQTGANYWVVEQNGRVVGGVGIAPLANNASICELQKMYFMPEIRGKGLAKRMALMALDFARETGYQSCYLETTASLKEAVKLYEKLGFSHLSAPLGDTGHDACEMPMLLPLQPE
- the yjjX gene encoding inosine/xanthosine triphosphatase; translation: MQQNIIKIKIGSKNPVKINAAAKAMATLFPDAQIDAQGMDAPSGVADQPMTDLETRQGAINRVRYCQQQSQIQQTEVDYYFAMEGGVDCFEFGPATFAYIVIGHQDQLAIGRSAILPLPMQVYRALEAGEELGVVMDRLFNTVNIKQKGGAIGLLTHGHATRESNYTQAIILAMAQFLNPAIYV
- a CDS encoding acylase, yielding MKFNKLAIAMGIACGIMLTGCNDNEDSTAPVPESQLQTFAPNGLLKANIRRTTYGVPHIQADNLESLGFGSGYAQAQDNLCVLADGFIKANSQRSMYFGPHASLDFSTGLPTSEDNGNLISDFAYKALKIREQAEAKWPNFSENSRALIQGFTAGYNQYLVDVDAGKQTAEPFCNGQPWVKPIVPEDVVTYLFSIALLPGAANFLDLIFYANPGDAEEYMPRIVGPAPSQDQMAFVADMQSRLLARVARITTPETNPRDLGSNGWGLGKDKTENGKGMVLGNPHFPHTGNLRFWQSHITIPGHIDMMGGSLVGMPGPINIGFNKDLAWTHTFSTAEHFVMYNLELVSGDRMQYLFDGKPMPINKETVSILVNAGPAGMLVAEKDIYTTAKGPMVEAPPALAPFGWNDGSAFMIQDANMGTMDPVDHWLAMNRATNKQEFQQAFKDYDGVIFNNTMYADKEGNAFYIDDSTVPGLSESAVVLLKTSPDIKAAKAQAGFTILPGNTSLFSFDGPTPYERAPKLERSDFVQNSNDSFWSTNLNEPLTYFSPMYGAEAGQLSLRTRMGLRLMQDAAGAGGKFSLEELEAAVLSNRSYLAELVLPDLIAQCDAQGSTPVVVSASLSKDITSACAALKAWNGKQDNDSKGGALLREFAHLFNQTTMLTKGFDPANAATTPNTLATDGSALVALARASLNLEAAGFTLDAQLGDVQFVEKSLPDGTPSGARLPWPGSHNAEGGFNVFSTSLSGDDTLIPQHKYAPVMDVVTGKALGSGLTAKGYQIRYGSSWMMAVSFTDEGPVARGILTYSESSNILTPEFADQSVLYSSTKSFRPLLFKEADIAPAVVSTMELTLQKPN
- a CDS encoding SLC5/6 family protein, whose product is MQKDATSVLGTPQNTQEHDSTRRLSWTRQDTTWMLSLFGTAVGAGILFLPINAGMGGFWPLVLMAAIIGPMTYLAHRGLSRFVCSSSIPGSDVTQVVEEHFGVGAGKAITVLYFFAIYPIVLIYGVGITNTVDSFIVNQLGMASPPRFLLSGVLIFGMMAVMVAGEKFMLKVTQLLVYPLVGILAFMSIYLIPEWKMDALQVVPEAGAFLGTVWLTIPVLVFAFNHSPAISQFSVSLKRDHGVNAARKADVILRNTSMMLVGFVMLFVFSCVLSLSPEQLADAKAQNLPILSYLANVHNSGFVSYFGPFIAFIAIVSSFFGHYMGATEGMKGIIVKQLRSSNKSISEQKINTFILVFMFVTIWGVAIKNPSILDMIEALGGPIIAAILYLMPMYAVYKVPALKAYRGRISNIFVVIAGVLAMTAILFGFFR